A region of Anopheles merus strain MAF chromosome 2R, AmerM5.1, whole genome shotgun sequence DNA encodes the following proteins:
- the LOC121588170 gene encoding DENN domain-containing protein Crag isoform X1 produces MEERRVADYFVVAGMTDQPKLLKENIFNDSSHLRSTNSIDPITDIGVYFPSLGEKIPADYEILENTPSGLLADLNYGSVRTIGCFIYYRRGKDKPPLVDIGVMYEGAERIMADAEIVLSTPGDRLANVNNSSAKTFLTFRRATTDMPCNELVVTDLCVVIPSKGEKPPHAFCMIHKTLNKGIMGSDVYLCYKKSMNRPKLISYEPEILHRYPTYDHNDFPLTLCPSVPLFCLPMGTTLETWPHVPGGDGKMKRKPIQPIFSTFVLTVNDGTYKVYGSALTFYEEFSEKHLNGQQRELLDWTEESHKTHSLHVNKSICILSRWPFGDTFEKWLQFLHQLSILDEKLPVPIERYITHLLDEVPFPSPSILLQLSTLSNNRVLLTLPEDSPLPRSGAGFRQLLSNLGPENCLHVLLLVLTEQKLLIHSLRPAILTAVAEAVSSFLFPFKWQCPYIPLCPLGLAEVLHAPLPYLIGVDSRFFDLYEPPNDVTCVDLDTNNISLCESQKHLTTKLLPKRAARVLRQTLRNLEEMSQNHGCDSSNSLDRDLKKRKREQYLEQRIQEAFLQFMACTLKGYRDYLVPISKAPTIGATDPSALFRMDAFLRSRDKTNHKFFQLLMKTQMFIRFIEERSFVSDSDHNLAFFDECAEKVSAYEDTQTEIKLIEWDSGQSSERTKFILPPECQTGLSDQLYMYSSFTLDPLLLKQTRRSVIDNALQPHSSLAPGSPMARRTKHEIKTAQKLARKHQGNPELWAKHLLATCYSIYFIVLPSLISENTGREHSVLKEAYDLLSKACRLKVPCDEVCYRIMMQLCGLHNLPVLAVRLHYLMKRSGIQPNALTYGVYNRCVLEAQWPSDSILSSQMRWNRLRNIVIGAAHFKRAGKKCADRRRLSLSNENNVIGCTLQSVEGASRTSLDSGYSQAEQNVNVTLDFSAFDKLRGRIGAIVRQNTTPGHQESSDVLSSAGLLISGEANHHHKLQASAAIVSDGKESTAVYKKTPPTNSCDLSPRMLAKADSFAGDSKFIDKLQKQIKGDGIKAKRTLEFTEKEKSSTNDALNLTKETNPKGSPTKISPRTLVTQGDPLGALNDNAAIESEINCEPVDETVDPCEISNNNSIYTDQPILFKGQRSATFDDSTQLNKSMQRSETMPMTSTATSGFGSLGSTLKFNFGRYSPARMSMKKDLKSLSTNMIENITNISPSLTGKKSNEIIQSGISSIKSAASSVAKKLDDIKEAISANTTPVKTGTGLNSTIERNAHGSENDLHQHDDTTMTLNGNRSRRVSSEFDLWGRFSESRKSSYNNLVPLGENATSTSSLNAYPTFPDNIYPIIIEGREPAVDVLIEITSCSQCHNCSVLLYDEDVMAGWSAEDSNLNTTCNACSKVTVPFLNVQIISKDQNHDHREDKSSPRTSSKNQQDMISVPYLNPLVLRKELENILSEEGDLALTKTKFVEEHPIIYWNLVWFMDRIDVNTHLANLVLPNQEDDKADPLSNVKSIEVHCLWDNPRLHSEAGPAMYMLWRQNQPDSTLLKALLTDQTSINRSVMQQIIASIRCNDLLTPVKRLANERQKLKHRGVDRTHSIYRDMLFLAFVEIGRADIDLISFHREYAAVFDKLTEKECNTFYRSQDLPPSSTAIFCRVYFKPLLLP; encoded by the exons ATGGAGGAAAGGCGAGTTGCAGATTACTTTGTAGTAGCTGGAATGACCGACCAGCCAAAACTGCTAaaggaaaacattttcaacgaCTCATCGCACTTACGATCGACTAACAGTATCGATCCGATAACAGACATAGGAGTATATTTTCCTTCTCTTGGTGAAAAAATTCCTGCTGATTATGAAATCCTTGAAAACACCCCCTCGGGACTATTAGCCGATTTAAATTACGGTTCTGTGCGCACCATcggttgttttatttactatCGACGTGGAAAGGATAAGCCGCCTTTGGTCGATATAGGTGTGATGTACGAAGGCGCAGAACGTATTATGGCCGATGCCGAGATCGTTCTTAGTACACCTGGGGATCGATTGGCGAATGTGAACAACTCGTCTGCCAAAACATTTCTAACGTTTAGACgtgctaccacggatatgccTTGCAATGAACTTGTTGTAACTGATTTGTGCGTCGTGATACCTTCAAAAGGTGAAAAACCACCTCATGCTTTCTGCATGATCCACAAAACACTTAACAAAGGTATCATGGGAAGTGATGTCTATTTGTGTtataaaaaatcaatgaaCCGTCCGAAATTGATCAGCTACGAACCAGAAATTTTGCATCGTTATCCAACGTATGATCATAACGATTTTCCGTTAACGCTGTGTCCAAGTGTTCCGTTATTTTGTCTACCAATGGGTACAACTTTGGAAACGTGGCCCCATGTACCGGGAGGGGACGGAAag ATGAAAAGAAAACCCATTCAGCCTATCTTTAGTACGTTTGTTTTGACCGTTAATGATGGAACATACAAAGTCTATGGATCAGCATTAACGTTCTACGAGGAATTCAG tgaaaaacatttaaatggaCAACAGCGGGAATTACTGGATTGGACTGAGGAGTCGCATAAGACCCATTCACTGCATGTGAACAAATCCATTTGTATTTTGTCAAGATGGCCGTTTGGAGATACTTTTGAGAAATGGCTTCAATTCTTACAT CAATTATCTATTCTCGACGAAAAACTACCTGTGCCTATCGAACGGTATATCACCCATTTGCTCGATGAGGTGCCTTTTCCTTCTCCAAGCATTTTGCTACAGCTTTCTACGCTGAGTAACAATAGAGTTCTCTTGACGCTACCAGAAGATTCACCTCTGCCACGGAGTGGTGCTGGGTTTCGTCAACTTCTATCCAATCTTGGCCCTGAAAACTGTCTGCATGTGCTTTTACTGGTTTTAACAGAACAAAAGTTGCTTATACATTCATTGCGTCCAGCAATACTGACGGCAGTAGCCGAAGCTGTATCGtcgtttttatttcctttcaaaTGGCAGTGTCCATATATACCTCTATGCCCACTAGGCTTAGCGGAGGTGCTGCACGCGCCATTACCATATCTGATTGGAGTAGATTCGCGTTTTTTTGATCTGTACGAACCGCCAAACGATGTGACTTGTGTGGATCTTGATACAAATAATATCAGCCTGTGCGAATCGCAGAAACATCTGACGACCAAGTTGTTGCCGAAAAGGGCGGCTAGGGTCCTTCGCCAGACTCTGCGTAACTTGGAAGAAATGAGTCAAAATCATGGATGTGATTCAAGCAATAGCTTAGATCGAGActtgaagaagagaaaaagagaacaaTATTTAGAGCAACGGATCCAAGAAGCGTTTTTGCAGTTCATGGCATGTACTTTGAAGGGTTACAGAGATTATCTGGTACCTATATCGAAGGCGCCTACGATTGGTGCAACGGATCCTAGTGCATTGTTTCGTATGGATGCATTTCTACGATCTCGCGATAAAACAAACCATAAATTTTTTCAGCTTCTCATGAAAACACAAATGTTTATCAGATTTATCGAAGAGCGTTCATTTGTTTCGGACAGTGACCACAATTTAGCATTTTTCGATGAATGTGCCGAAAAAGTGAGTGCATACGAAGATACACAAACTGAGATAAAACTCATTGAATGGGACTCAGGACAGAGTAGTGAGCGTACTAAGTTTATTCTACCCCCCGAATGTCAGACAGGTCTGTCGGATCAATTGTATATGTACAGCTCCTTTACGCTTGACCCATTGTTGTTAAAGCAAACGCGCAGAAGTGTAATCGATAATGCACTTCAGCCACATAGTAGTCTAGCACCGGGATCTCCGATGGCGCGACGAACTAAGCATGAAATAAAAACGGCTCAAAAGCTAGCTCGTAAACATCAAGGAAATCCGGAGTTGTGGGCAAAACATTTGCTTGCCACGTGCTACTCTATATACTTCATCGTGTTACCAAGTTTGATATCAGAAAATACCGGTCGCGAACATTCGGTGCTAAAAGAGGCATACGATTTACTTAGCAAAGCCTGCAGGCTGAAGGTACCATGTGATGAAGTTTGCTACCGCATTATGATGCAACTGTGTGGATTGCACAATCTTCCTGTCTTGGCCGTTCGGTTGCATTACTTAATGAAAAGATCGGGTATTCAACCTAACGCTTTGACGTATGGTGTTTATAATCGGTGCGTTTTGGAAGCTCAGTGGCCATCAGACTCAATTTTATCTTCGCAAATGCGCTGGAATAGACTACGTAATATTGTAATTGGCGCAGCACATTTCAAACGAGCAGGCAAAAAATGCGCCGATCGTCGTCGACTCTCTTTATCAAACGAAAATAATGTGATAGGCTGTACATTACAGTCCGTCGAAGGCGCATCGAGAACTAGCCTTGATTCTGGATATTCGCAAGCAGAACAAAATGTCAATGTAACGCTCGATTTTTCGGCTTTTGACAAGCTTCGTGGAAGGATTGGAGCAATTGTAAGGCAAAATACAACCCCTGGACATCAAGAATCTTCTGACGTACTATCGAGTGCTGGATTATTGATTAGCGGCGAAGCGAACCATCATCACAAACTACAGGCCAGTGCCGCAATTGTAAGTGATGGCAAAGAATCAACTGctgtatataaaaaaacaccacctACAAACTCTTGCGACCTTAGTCCGCGCATGCTAGCAAAAGCTGATAGTTTTGCGGGAGACTCGAAATTTATAGATAAGTTacaaaagcaaatcaaagGCGATGGAATTAAAGCAAAGAGGACACTCGAGTTtactgaaaaagaaaaaagtagtACTAATGACGCGTTAAATTTGACAAAGGAAACTAATCCAAAGGGCAGTCCCACAAA AATATCGCCTCGCACACTGGTCACGCAGGGTGATCCATTAGGCGCGCTAAACGATAATGCAGCTATAGAGAGCGAGATCAATTGCGAACCTGTAGATGAGACAGTTGATCCATGTGAAATAAGTAACAATAACAGTATTTATACCGATCAACCGATTTTATTCAAAGGACAGCGCTCGGCAACGTTTGACGATTCTACACAACTCAATAAGAGCATGCAACGGTCGGAAACTATGCCCATGACCAGCACAGCCACATCAGGATTTGGAAGTTTGGGGTCaacattaaaatttaattttgg CCGATACTCACCCGCAcgtatgtcaatgaaaaaagACTTGAAATCGTTATCAACAAACATGATAGAAAACATTACTAACATAAG cCCCAGtctcacaggaaaaaaatcgAATGAAATTATACAAAGTGGAATCAGCAGCATAAAAAGTGCTGCCAGCTCAGTAGCAAAAAAATTAGATGATATCAAGGAAGCCATATCGGCAAATACAACGCCTGTAAAGACTGGTACCGGTTTGAACAGCACGATAGAGAGAAATGCCCATGGTTCAGAAAACGATCTTCATCAACACGACGATACGACGATGACATTAAATGGCAACCGTTCAAGGCGTGTGTCTAGTGAATTTGATCTTTGGGGACGTTTTAGCGAATCGCGAAAATCCAGTTACAATAATTTAGTTCCCTTGGGTGAGAATGCTACATCCACTAGCAGCCTAAATGCATATCCAACATTTCCGGACAACATTTATCCTATTATTATAGAG ggAAGAGAGCCAGCTGTAGATGTTTTAATAGAAATAACATCTTGTTCGCAATGCCACAATTGTTCAGTACTCTTATATGACGAAGACGTTATGGCAGGATGGTCGGCGGAAGATTCTAATTTGAACACCACATGTAATGCATGTAGCAAAGTGACAGTGCCATTTTTGAATGTGCAAATAATTTCGAAAGATCAAAATCACGACCATCGAGAAGACAAATCTTCACCGCGTACGTCTTCAAAGAATCAACAGGATATGATAAGCGTGCCATATTTAAATCCGCTCGTATTACGGAAAGAATTAGAAAACATCCTAAGTGAAGAAGGAGATCTGGCACtaactaaaacaaaatttgttgAGGAACATCCTATTATATATTGGAACTTAGTATGGTTCATGGATCGGATTGATGTTAACACTCATCTTGCAAATCTTGTTCTACCCAATCAA GAGGATGACAAAGCCGATCCTTTAAGTAatgtaaaatcaattgaagtCCATTGCTTGTGGGACAATCCTAGACTTCATTCTGAGGCAGGACCGGCAATGTATATGTTGTGGCGTCAAAATCAACCTGATAGTACGTTATTGAAAGCTCTACTCACTGATCAAACGTCGATTAATCGATC AGTGATGCAACAAATAATAGCCTCTATTCGTTGCAACGATTTGTTAACTCCGGTAAAACGATTAGCCAATGAGAGACAAAAGCTAAAACATCGAGGTGTTGACAGAACGCACTCAATTTACCGCGACATGTTATTTCTAGCATTCGTCGAGATAGGCAGGGCTGATATCGATCTTATATCGTTTCATCGTGAATATGCTGCGGTATTCGATAAATTGACTGAGAAGGAATGTAACACATTTTACCGTAGTCAGGATCTGCCACCGTCGTCTACGGCCATATTTTGTCGTGTTTACTTCAAACCGCTGCTTTTGCCCTGA
- the LOC121588170 gene encoding DENN domain-containing protein Crag isoform X3, translated as MEERRVADYFVVAGMTDQPKLLKENIFNDSSHLRSTNSIDPITDIGVYFPSLGEKIPADYEILENTPSGLLADLNYGSVRTIGCFIYYRRGKDKPPLVDIGVMYEGAERIMADAEIVLSTPGDRLANVNNSSAKTFLTFRRATTDMPCNELVVTDLCVVIPSKGEKPPHAFCMIHKTLNKGIMGSDVYLCYKKSMNRPKLISYEPEILHRYPTYDHNDFPLTLCPSVPLFCLPMGTTLETWPHVPGGDGKMKRKPIQPIFSTFVLTVNDGTYKVYGSALTFYEEFSEKHLNGQQRELLDWTEESHKTHSLHVNKSICILSRWPFGDTFEKWLQFLHQLSILDEKLPVPIERYITHLLDEVPFPSPSILLQLSTLSNNRVLLTLPEDSPLPRSGAGFRQLLSNLGPENCLHVLLLVLTEQKLLIHSLRPAILTAVAEAVSSFLFPFKWQCPYIPLCPLGLAEVLHAPLPYLIGVDSRFFDLYEPPNDVTCVDLDTNNISLCESQKHLTTKLLPKRAARVLRQTLRNLEEMSQNHGCDSSNSLDRDLKKRKREQYLEQRIQEAFLQFMACTLKGYRDYLVPISKAPTIGATDPSALFRMDAFLRSRDKTNHKFFQLLMKTQMFIRFIEERSFVSDSDHNLAFFDECAEKVSAYEDTQTEIKLIEWDSGQSSERTKFILPPECQTGLSDQLYMYSSFTLDPLLLKQTRRSVIDNALQPHSSLAPGSPMARRTKHEIKTAQKLARKHQGNPELWAKHLLATCYSIYFIVLPSLISENTGREHSVLKEAYDLLSKACRLKVPCDEVCYRIMMQLCGLHNLPVLAVRLHYLMKRSGIQPNALTYGVYNRCVLEAQWPSDSILSSQMRWNRLRNIVIGAAHFKRAGKKCADRRRLSLSNENNVIGCTLQSVEGASRTSLDSGYSQAEQNVNVTLDFSAFDKLRGRIGAIVRQNTTPGHQESSDVLSSAGLLISGEANHHHKLQASAAIVSDGKESTAVYKKTPPTNSCDLSPRMLAKADSFAGDSKFIDKLQKQIKGDGIKAKRTLEFTEKEKSSTNDALNLTKETNPKGSPTKISPRTLVTQGDPLGALNDNAAIESEINCEPVDETVDPCEISNNNSIYTDQPILFKGQRSATFDDSTQLNKSMQRSETMPMTSTATSGFGSLGSTLKFNFGRYSPARMSMKKDLKSLSTNMIENITNISPSLTGKKSNEIIQSGISSIKSAASSVAKKLDDIKEAISANTTPVKTGTGLNSTIERNAHGSENDLHQHDDTTMTLNGNRSRRVSSEFDLWGRFSESRKSSYNNLVPLGENATSTSSLNAYPTFPDNIYPIIIEGREPAVDVLIEITSCSQCHNCSVLLYDEDVMAGWSAEDSNLNTTCNACSKVTVPFLNVQIISKDQNHDHREDKSSPRTSSKNQQDMISVPYLNPLVLRKELENILSEEGDLALTKTKFVEEHPIIYWNLVWFMDRIDVNTHLANLVLPNQEDDKADPLSNVKSIEVHCLWDNPRLHSEAGPAMYMLWRQNQPDSTLLKALLTDQTSINRSTVHS; from the exons ATGGAGGAAAGGCGAGTTGCAGATTACTTTGTAGTAGCTGGAATGACCGACCAGCCAAAACTGCTAaaggaaaacattttcaacgaCTCATCGCACTTACGATCGACTAACAGTATCGATCCGATAACAGACATAGGAGTATATTTTCCTTCTCTTGGTGAAAAAATTCCTGCTGATTATGAAATCCTTGAAAACACCCCCTCGGGACTATTAGCCGATTTAAATTACGGTTCTGTGCGCACCATcggttgttttatttactatCGACGTGGAAAGGATAAGCCGCCTTTGGTCGATATAGGTGTGATGTACGAAGGCGCAGAACGTATTATGGCCGATGCCGAGATCGTTCTTAGTACACCTGGGGATCGATTGGCGAATGTGAACAACTCGTCTGCCAAAACATTTCTAACGTTTAGACgtgctaccacggatatgccTTGCAATGAACTTGTTGTAACTGATTTGTGCGTCGTGATACCTTCAAAAGGTGAAAAACCACCTCATGCTTTCTGCATGATCCACAAAACACTTAACAAAGGTATCATGGGAAGTGATGTCTATTTGTGTtataaaaaatcaatgaaCCGTCCGAAATTGATCAGCTACGAACCAGAAATTTTGCATCGTTATCCAACGTATGATCATAACGATTTTCCGTTAACGCTGTGTCCAAGTGTTCCGTTATTTTGTCTACCAATGGGTACAACTTTGGAAACGTGGCCCCATGTACCGGGAGGGGACGGAAag ATGAAAAGAAAACCCATTCAGCCTATCTTTAGTACGTTTGTTTTGACCGTTAATGATGGAACATACAAAGTCTATGGATCAGCATTAACGTTCTACGAGGAATTCAG tgaaaaacatttaaatggaCAACAGCGGGAATTACTGGATTGGACTGAGGAGTCGCATAAGACCCATTCACTGCATGTGAACAAATCCATTTGTATTTTGTCAAGATGGCCGTTTGGAGATACTTTTGAGAAATGGCTTCAATTCTTACAT CAATTATCTATTCTCGACGAAAAACTACCTGTGCCTATCGAACGGTATATCACCCATTTGCTCGATGAGGTGCCTTTTCCTTCTCCAAGCATTTTGCTACAGCTTTCTACGCTGAGTAACAATAGAGTTCTCTTGACGCTACCAGAAGATTCACCTCTGCCACGGAGTGGTGCTGGGTTTCGTCAACTTCTATCCAATCTTGGCCCTGAAAACTGTCTGCATGTGCTTTTACTGGTTTTAACAGAACAAAAGTTGCTTATACATTCATTGCGTCCAGCAATACTGACGGCAGTAGCCGAAGCTGTATCGtcgtttttatttcctttcaaaTGGCAGTGTCCATATATACCTCTATGCCCACTAGGCTTAGCGGAGGTGCTGCACGCGCCATTACCATATCTGATTGGAGTAGATTCGCGTTTTTTTGATCTGTACGAACCGCCAAACGATGTGACTTGTGTGGATCTTGATACAAATAATATCAGCCTGTGCGAATCGCAGAAACATCTGACGACCAAGTTGTTGCCGAAAAGGGCGGCTAGGGTCCTTCGCCAGACTCTGCGTAACTTGGAAGAAATGAGTCAAAATCATGGATGTGATTCAAGCAATAGCTTAGATCGAGActtgaagaagagaaaaagagaacaaTATTTAGAGCAACGGATCCAAGAAGCGTTTTTGCAGTTCATGGCATGTACTTTGAAGGGTTACAGAGATTATCTGGTACCTATATCGAAGGCGCCTACGATTGGTGCAACGGATCCTAGTGCATTGTTTCGTATGGATGCATTTCTACGATCTCGCGATAAAACAAACCATAAATTTTTTCAGCTTCTCATGAAAACACAAATGTTTATCAGATTTATCGAAGAGCGTTCATTTGTTTCGGACAGTGACCACAATTTAGCATTTTTCGATGAATGTGCCGAAAAAGTGAGTGCATACGAAGATACACAAACTGAGATAAAACTCATTGAATGGGACTCAGGACAGAGTAGTGAGCGTACTAAGTTTATTCTACCCCCCGAATGTCAGACAGGTCTGTCGGATCAATTGTATATGTACAGCTCCTTTACGCTTGACCCATTGTTGTTAAAGCAAACGCGCAGAAGTGTAATCGATAATGCACTTCAGCCACATAGTAGTCTAGCACCGGGATCTCCGATGGCGCGACGAACTAAGCATGAAATAAAAACGGCTCAAAAGCTAGCTCGTAAACATCAAGGAAATCCGGAGTTGTGGGCAAAACATTTGCTTGCCACGTGCTACTCTATATACTTCATCGTGTTACCAAGTTTGATATCAGAAAATACCGGTCGCGAACATTCGGTGCTAAAAGAGGCATACGATTTACTTAGCAAAGCCTGCAGGCTGAAGGTACCATGTGATGAAGTTTGCTACCGCATTATGATGCAACTGTGTGGATTGCACAATCTTCCTGTCTTGGCCGTTCGGTTGCATTACTTAATGAAAAGATCGGGTATTCAACCTAACGCTTTGACGTATGGTGTTTATAATCGGTGCGTTTTGGAAGCTCAGTGGCCATCAGACTCAATTTTATCTTCGCAAATGCGCTGGAATAGACTACGTAATATTGTAATTGGCGCAGCACATTTCAAACGAGCAGGCAAAAAATGCGCCGATCGTCGTCGACTCTCTTTATCAAACGAAAATAATGTGATAGGCTGTACATTACAGTCCGTCGAAGGCGCATCGAGAACTAGCCTTGATTCTGGATATTCGCAAGCAGAACAAAATGTCAATGTAACGCTCGATTTTTCGGCTTTTGACAAGCTTCGTGGAAGGATTGGAGCAATTGTAAGGCAAAATACAACCCCTGGACATCAAGAATCTTCTGACGTACTATCGAGTGCTGGATTATTGATTAGCGGCGAAGCGAACCATCATCACAAACTACAGGCCAGTGCCGCAATTGTAAGTGATGGCAAAGAATCAACTGctgtatataaaaaaacaccacctACAAACTCTTGCGACCTTAGTCCGCGCATGCTAGCAAAAGCTGATAGTTTTGCGGGAGACTCGAAATTTATAGATAAGTTacaaaagcaaatcaaagGCGATGGAATTAAAGCAAAGAGGACACTCGAGTTtactgaaaaagaaaaaagtagtACTAATGACGCGTTAAATTTGACAAAGGAAACTAATCCAAAGGGCAGTCCCACAAA AATATCGCCTCGCACACTGGTCACGCAGGGTGATCCATTAGGCGCGCTAAACGATAATGCAGCTATAGAGAGCGAGATCAATTGCGAACCTGTAGATGAGACAGTTGATCCATGTGAAATAAGTAACAATAACAGTATTTATACCGATCAACCGATTTTATTCAAAGGACAGCGCTCGGCAACGTTTGACGATTCTACACAACTCAATAAGAGCATGCAACGGTCGGAAACTATGCCCATGACCAGCACAGCCACATCAGGATTTGGAAGTTTGGGGTCaacattaaaatttaattttgg CCGATACTCACCCGCAcgtatgtcaatgaaaaaagACTTGAAATCGTTATCAACAAACATGATAGAAAACATTACTAACATAAG cCCCAGtctcacaggaaaaaaatcgAATGAAATTATACAAAGTGGAATCAGCAGCATAAAAAGTGCTGCCAGCTCAGTAGCAAAAAAATTAGATGATATCAAGGAAGCCATATCGGCAAATACAACGCCTGTAAAGACTGGTACCGGTTTGAACAGCACGATAGAGAGAAATGCCCATGGTTCAGAAAACGATCTTCATCAACACGACGATACGACGATGACATTAAATGGCAACCGTTCAAGGCGTGTGTCTAGTGAATTTGATCTTTGGGGACGTTTTAGCGAATCGCGAAAATCCAGTTACAATAATTTAGTTCCCTTGGGTGAGAATGCTACATCCACTAGCAGCCTAAATGCATATCCAACATTTCCGGACAACATTTATCCTATTATTATAGAG ggAAGAGAGCCAGCTGTAGATGTTTTAATAGAAATAACATCTTGTTCGCAATGCCACAATTGTTCAGTACTCTTATATGACGAAGACGTTATGGCAGGATGGTCGGCGGAAGATTCTAATTTGAACACCACATGTAATGCATGTAGCAAAGTGACAGTGCCATTTTTGAATGTGCAAATAATTTCGAAAGATCAAAATCACGACCATCGAGAAGACAAATCTTCACCGCGTACGTCTTCAAAGAATCAACAGGATATGATAAGCGTGCCATATTTAAATCCGCTCGTATTACGGAAAGAATTAGAAAACATCCTAAGTGAAGAAGGAGATCTGGCACtaactaaaacaaaatttgttgAGGAACATCCTATTATATATTGGAACTTAGTATGGTTCATGGATCGGATTGATGTTAACACTCATCTTGCAAATCTTGTTCTACCCAATCAA GAGGATGACAAAGCCGATCCTTTAAGTAatgtaaaatcaattgaagtCCATTGCTTGTGGGACAATCCTAGACTTCATTCTGAGGCAGGACCGGCAATGTATATGTTGTGGCGTCAAAATCAACCTGATAGTACGTTATTGAAAGCTCTACTCACTGATCAAACGTCGATTAATCGATC AACGGTTCACTCCTAA